In one window of Verrucomicrobiia bacterium DNA:
- a CDS encoding AsmA-like C-terminal region-containing protein — protein MRDQVSLAHRMASFFLRWVVILVALAFIGFWLVLLGVRLFGVPQSLQVKLKEEFNKRNLRLDYQKLYLDSRGNFVVRQVDLYSKKDFSVPLLEMSRLRLKVEWFSWWRGESFLNGVEIRGADVAFPLNAKQKILLHDADAKVQLHNQEIQIDSFQADLLNMRIDVEGQLPLASLLKKNDKNLAQPFLMEKLAEVWKQVKNWSGEINSRSPIEIHVKLNPDQVDKAIRYEVVLEGRQVRWHELALAYLHVNLLVDGKGLEMPSFYCKISDGLIRSKASVSWAAQQGWLEINSSANPAFLAAWLPENWRERLKDMTFEELPVTQVRADFSWKEGFHYKLTSDLDWRNIACNGSMIKRLQVPVALEKGRFFVPEAILELDEEKEKINAKLIYEKSASRLEGAIVGKLDPTRLKGFFPTNFLPFFNSCQFSEGADLNLSLQGTAFQAGAWSLVGNLFIQDAIYKGIALRQIETGVATDLRSLDLNRVKLTRKEGVGQAANVHYDFSSKIVTLKEATTQLQVQEMAHVFGGNFEKYCEPYRFEKPPHVEVDGVIDLGGGEKTQLVAQAEGGKMTYPFLGVLVPPDRVRATLLFKGLELTLSNVDCDLHGGRLRGDALFNFEKPQAEFEANIEASDMDFGLVMQNFFQATNVSGAMEGNCRIRGKVDDLTSLRGSGEGKVEEGYLMSIPFLGGLSDVLNSVIPDFGYAKAKQARCTFTIDNGFVRTDDLQVSSLAFSLIGNGNYNFVKDALDMDARINIKGPVGLVLFPVSKLFEYHGTGTLDKPIWKPKILGDDQ, from the coding sequence ATGCGTGATCAAGTGAGTTTGGCGCATCGAATGGCGTCTTTTTTTCTGCGTTGGGTAGTGATTTTGGTAGCGTTGGCTTTTATTGGGTTTTGGCTTGTTTTGTTGGGAGTGCGTCTTTTCGGTGTGCCACAATCGTTGCAGGTAAAGTTAAAAGAGGAGTTTAATAAGCGCAATCTTCGGTTGGATTACCAGAAACTTTATTTGGATAGTCGCGGTAATTTTGTGGTGCGCCAGGTTGATCTTTATTCAAAAAAAGATTTTTCGGTGCCTCTTCTTGAAATGAGCCGACTGCGTTTGAAGGTGGAATGGTTTTCTTGGTGGCGTGGAGAATCGTTTCTTAACGGCGTAGAGATTCGAGGTGCGGATGTGGCATTTCCTTTAAATGCTAAGCAGAAAATTCTTTTGCATGATGCTGATGCCAAAGTGCAGCTTCACAATCAGGAGATTCAAATTGATTCTTTTCAAGCTGATCTTTTAAACATGCGAATTGATGTGGAAGGTCAGTTGCCCTTGGCTAGTTTATTGAAAAAAAATGATAAGAATTTAGCGCAGCCTTTTTTAATGGAAAAGTTAGCTGAGGTTTGGAAGCAGGTTAAAAATTGGAGTGGAGAGATTAATAGTCGATCTCCGATTGAGATTCATGTGAAATTAAATCCTGATCAAGTCGATAAAGCGATTCGTTATGAAGTGGTTTTGGAGGGGCGACAAGTCCGGTGGCATGAGTTGGCGTTGGCTTATCTTCACGTTAATCTTTTGGTGGATGGCAAAGGGTTAGAGATGCCTTCTTTTTATTGTAAAATTTCTGATGGTCTTATCCGTAGCAAGGCTAGTGTGTCATGGGCCGCGCAGCAAGGCTGGTTGGAAATTAATTCTTCGGCTAATCCCGCTTTTTTAGCAGCATGGTTGCCAGAAAATTGGCGAGAACGATTAAAGGATATGACATTTGAAGAGCTGCCCGTAACGCAGGTGAGAGCTGATTTTTCTTGGAAAGAGGGTTTTCATTATAAGTTAACTTCGGATTTGGATTGGAGAAATATCGCTTGCAATGGGTCGATGATAAAACGTTTGCAAGTGCCGGTGGCTTTGGAAAAGGGAAGATTTTTTGTTCCTGAAGCGATTTTGGAGTTGGACGAAGAAAAGGAAAAAATTAACGCAAAACTAATATACGAAAAATCGGCTTCGCGTTTGGAAGGGGCTATTGTTGGAAAACTGGATCCCACACGATTAAAGGGTTTTTTCCCGACAAATTTTTTACCTTTTTTTAATTCTTGCCAATTTTCAGAAGGAGCCGATTTGAATCTTTCCTTGCAGGGAACCGCTTTTCAAGCAGGGGCTTGGAGTTTGGTAGGCAATCTCTTTATTCAAGATGCGATTTATAAGGGGATTGCTTTACGGCAAATTGAAACTGGAGTAGCGACGGATTTACGATCGCTAGATTTAAATCGTGTTAAGCTGACAAGAAAAGAGGGAGTGGGGCAGGCGGCTAATGTGCATTACGATTTTTCTTCTAAAATAGTAACGTTGAAAGAAGCCACAACTCAGTTGCAAGTTCAGGAAATGGCGCATGTGTTCGGTGGAAATTTCGAAAAATATTGTGAGCCCTATCGTTTTGAAAAACCGCCACATGTCGAAGTCGATGGTGTAATTGATTTAGGTGGTGGGGAAAAAACTCAATTGGTAGCGCAAGCTGAAGGTGGGAAAATGACTTATCCCTTTTTGGGTGTGTTGGTTCCGCCCGATAGGGTGAGAGCGACTTTGCTTTTTAAGGGATTGGAACTTACGCTTTCGAATGTAGATTGTGATTTACACGGTGGCCGATTGCGAGGCGATGCGCTTTTTAATTTTGAAAAACCGCAAGCGGAGTTTGAAGCAAATATAGAAGCAAGCGACATGGATTTTGGTTTGGTGATGCAAAACTTTTTTCAAGCCACCAACGTTTCAGGCGCGATGGAGGGAAATTGCCGAATTCGCGGGAAAGTGGACGATTTAACTTCGCTGCGGGGTTCTGGAGAGGGAAAAGTGGAAGAGGGTTATTTGATGAGCATCCCTTTTTTGGGTGGTCTTTCGGATGTGTTAAATTCGGTGATTCCTGATTTTGGTTATGCCAAGGCGAAACAGGCGCGATGCACTTTTACTATTGATAATGGATTTGTAAGAACGGACGATTTACAGGTTAGCAGCTTGGCTTTTAGCCTGATTGGGAATGGTAATTATAATTTTGTGAAAGATGCATTGGATATGGATGCGCGTATTAATATCAAAGGGCCAGTTGGCCTTGTTTTATTTCCCGTCAGTAAGTTGTTTGAGTATCATGGAACCGGAACTTTGGATAAACCCATTTGGAAGCCTAAAATTTTAGGGGATGATCAATAG
- a CDS encoding DUF4340 domain-containing protein: protein MNFRTPLLLACLCLGVAVFIFFGERHWQSTTDRQIHAKRLFDIVPDQVDRITIRHPQEDVRLEKVKGKWRLKEPIQYPADEEEVKGFLSDLEYLESVEVFPVKNPEKDLERYGLKKPRFVLRANWGEDQIELRVGNETALTNVVYVQIQKGKPEVSVISRDLVDKLARSHQAWRDHQVLDFEPARVTKVILRDTMQEIELQKNKKGWDIMRPLYARASAQEMQNLLQALQNLRVKNFVAEDNSNNLLQGLNDPAVRVQLFYDDKKERVAALQLGKNDPNDPTAVFAKRSGSKSVFTIETNGLEVLNLSTENYRDRKLARFAPEAVSRIKIYHQDALFQQAMETNGAWQWSDATASWHLANDQAIQRFLMRLSALEVFHFISDTSMDLERYGLQSPQTKIELSFRSLQDSSIPPQLITFAFGHTDLQETFARLEQEPFVVSVLPQHLDFLALKPWDWKGLIVTQQDPKKVTHLEVKQGDQVFSLQRNQENWSSATGEKVDDVGADAVVGLLSQLHVKQWLGPDYMSGGAADYELSWSGAEDRKLKLWQREGRTIGFLEGVSNDFFELETGDATLLMQPLIISASSNILSANSNVVETGHP, encoded by the coding sequence ATGAATTTTAGAACACCTTTATTGTTGGCTTGCCTTTGTTTAGGAGTAGCCGTTTTTATTTTTTTCGGCGAGCGCCATTGGCAATCGACAACGGATCGACAAATTCACGCTAAGCGGCTTTTTGATATTGTTCCGGATCAAGTGGATCGTATTACCATTCGTCATCCGCAAGAAGATGTGAGATTGGAAAAAGTGAAAGGAAAATGGCGGTTGAAGGAGCCAATCCAATATCCTGCCGATGAAGAAGAGGTGAAAGGTTTTTTGAGCGATTTGGAATATTTGGAATCGGTGGAAGTTTTTCCTGTCAAAAATCCAGAAAAAGATTTGGAGCGTTACGGGTTGAAAAAACCCAGGTTTGTATTGCGCGCTAACTGGGGAGAGGATCAGATTGAGCTGCGCGTGGGAAATGAGACGGCATTGACCAATGTGGTGTATGTTCAAATCCAAAAAGGGAAACCGGAAGTTAGCGTAATTTCTCGTGATTTGGTGGATAAGTTGGCGCGAAGTCATCAAGCTTGGCGTGATCATCAAGTGTTGGATTTTGAACCGGCTCGAGTGACGAAAGTGATTTTACGCGATACGATGCAAGAAATTGAGTTGCAGAAAAATAAAAAGGGTTGGGACATTATGCGACCTCTTTATGCGAGAGCTTCGGCTCAGGAGATGCAAAATTTGTTGCAAGCTTTGCAGAATTTAAGAGTGAAAAATTTTGTTGCGGAGGATAATAGTAATAATTTGTTACAAGGATTGAATGATCCCGCTGTGCGTGTTCAGCTTTTTTATGATGATAAGAAAGAGCGGGTAGCTGCTTTGCAATTAGGGAAAAATGATCCTAATGATCCGACTGCGGTTTTTGCTAAGCGAAGCGGCAGTAAATCGGTGTTTACCATAGAGACTAATGGGTTGGAGGTATTGAATTTGTCGACAGAAAATTATCGCGATCGCAAGTTGGCGCGTTTTGCGCCGGAGGCTGTGTCACGAATTAAAATTTATCATCAGGACGCTCTTTTTCAGCAAGCTATGGAAACTAATGGAGCTTGGCAATGGAGTGATGCTACGGCTTCTTGGCATTTGGCTAATGATCAAGCTATTCAGAGGTTTTTGATGAGGCTGAGTGCTTTGGAGGTTTTTCATTTTATTTCTGATACCAGTATGGATTTGGAGCGTTACGGGTTGCAATCGCCGCAGACAAAAATTGAACTTTCTTTCCGTTCTTTGCAGGATTCATCCATTCCACCCCAATTGATTACTTTTGCATTTGGTCACACTGATCTTCAAGAGACGTTTGCTCGATTGGAACAAGAACCATTTGTGGTTTCTGTGTTGCCGCAACATCTTGATTTTCTTGCTTTAAAACCTTGGGATTGGAAAGGGTTGATCGTTACGCAGCAGGACCCGAAAAAGGTGACGCATTTGGAAGTGAAACAAGGCGATCAAGTTTTTTCTTTGCAACGCAATCAGGAAAATTGGTCAAGTGCTACAGGAGAAAAAGTAGACGATGTGGGAGCTGATGCGGTTGTGGGTTTGTTATCGCAATTACATGTGAAGCAATGGTTGGGACCGGATTATATGAGTGGAGGCGCTGCAGATTATGAATTGAGTTGGAGTGGAGCGGAAGATCGGAAATTAAAATTGTGGCAGCGAGAAGGCAGAACCATTGGATTTTTAGAGGGAGTGAGCAATGATTTTTTTGAATTGGAAACGGGTGATGCCACTTTGCTCATGCAGCCATTGATCATCAGCGCTTCTTCCAATATTTTGAGCGCAAACTCTAACGTCGTAGAGACGGGCCATCCTTAA
- a CDS encoding GldG family protein, producing the protein MNKKPSRITIASSVVLTLIFAGVLVTAINYLSYRHYRTFDFSDSQYFTLSEKTINFLQHLEEPVTIYLFFNPENPLYSRVEPLLRRYQDEGGSKVIYELIDPYRDAVKAQTLSAKYRLGEQDNVVILDYQGRSKFVDASEMAEMETPSPFGDQTERVKSFKAEEAITSALVSLVQEKPSKIYFTAGHGEGDVTSSDPKIGFSELNLRVERENIVTTNLNLLLNPVLPDDADAIVIAGPTTAFQEDEVAVLRDYLKRNGKLLLLLEPGVKTGLELLLEEYGVIVDNDYVVGIVNVLGAQRLLGSVPVEDYGNHPIVEKMKSVTTVLNSVCSVRAKLDETDSEKNNVVELLKSPAAFWGETDFKQESVSFEEAKDYKGPLSLAVAVDTGKVGEEKVDLSGARLVVIGSTSSFSNQQLVSLPGVLDLFLNSMNWLLKKNNLIGISPKTAKEFSLGLTDSQLMSLALIIGFALPVSVLLIGFGVWWRRRR; encoded by the coding sequence GTGAATAAAAAACCCTCGCGAATTACGATTGCAAGCAGTGTCGTGTTGACATTGATTTTTGCTGGAGTGTTAGTGACAGCAATTAATTATTTGTCTTATCGTCATTACCGAACGTTTGATTTTTCGGATTCGCAATATTTTACTCTTTCCGAGAAAACGATAAATTTTTTGCAACATTTGGAAGAGCCGGTGACGATTTATTTATTTTTTAATCCAGAGAATCCGCTTTACAGTCGTGTAGAACCCTTGTTGCGTCGTTATCAGGATGAGGGCGGTAGTAAGGTGATTTACGAGTTGATTGATCCTTATCGTGATGCGGTGAAAGCGCAAACGTTGAGTGCGAAATATCGTTTGGGCGAACAAGATAATGTGGTGATTTTGGATTACCAAGGGCGCAGTAAATTTGTGGATGCGAGTGAGATGGCGGAAATGGAGACGCCATCGCCTTTTGGAGATCAAACCGAGCGCGTGAAATCGTTTAAAGCGGAGGAGGCGATTACCTCTGCGCTGGTGAGCTTGGTGCAAGAAAAGCCTTCGAAAATTTATTTTACGGCGGGTCATGGAGAAGGTGATGTGACTTCATCTGATCCCAAGATCGGTTTTTCTGAATTAAATTTGCGTGTGGAACGCGAGAATATAGTAACGACGAATTTAAATTTGCTATTAAACCCTGTTTTGCCAGATGATGCGGATGCGATTGTGATTGCGGGTCCGACGACTGCATTTCAAGAAGATGAAGTGGCTGTGTTGCGCGATTATTTAAAGCGTAATGGAAAGTTGTTATTGCTTTTGGAGCCTGGAGTCAAAACGGGTTTAGAACTGTTGCTGGAAGAATATGGGGTAATTGTGGACAATGATTATGTGGTGGGCATTGTGAATGTGTTGGGCGCGCAACGATTATTGGGTTCGGTGCCGGTGGAGGATTATGGAAACCATCCGATTGTGGAAAAGATGAAATCGGTAACCACGGTGTTAAATAGTGTTTGTTCGGTGCGCGCTAAGCTGGATGAAACGGATTCGGAAAAAAATAATGTGGTGGAATTATTAAAATCGCCCGCGGCTTTTTGGGGTGAGACCGATTTTAAGCAGGAGTCGGTAAGTTTTGAGGAAGCTAAAGATTATAAGGGGCCGTTAAGTTTGGCTGTAGCGGTTGATACAGGAAAAGTTGGCGAAGAAAAAGTGGACTTGAGTGGAGCGCGTTTGGTTGTGATTGGTTCAACGAGCAGTTTTTCCAATCAGCAATTAGTTAGTTTGCCTGGGGTTTTGGATCTTTTTCTTAATTCCATGAATTGGTTGTTAAAGAAAAATAATTTAATTGGTATTTCGCCAAAAACAGCGAAGGAGTTTAGTCTAGGTTTGACGGACTCTCAATTAATGAGTTTGGCTTTGATCATCGGTTTTGCATTGCCGGTGAGCGTGTTATTAATTGGATTTGGCGTTTGGTGGAGGCGTCGCCGTTAA
- a CDS encoding ABC transporter permease, whose translation MNFRTIGIIFRRELQAFFLSPIAYVVAFFWLLLTGFSFYFAIAILNKEPSEYTVMQVFFGIFFIWLAQVMMVPILTMRTFSEEYRLGTFEGLMTAPVRDWEVVLGKFLAVLIFYLILWSPTALYPFLFKLVTFSTTPLTAGPVWCSYLVVLLMGMFYVAIGLLASSLTRNQIIAAVIAFATIALFFFTGFLIYFNIPFTLRELVGYLSAYDHMEQFSKGLVNTKVLVFYLSMTVMTLLITQKVIESRRWKG comes from the coding sequence ATGAATTTTCGAACAATTGGGATTATTTTCAGGCGAGAATTGCAGGCTTTTTTTCTTTCGCCGATTGCTTATGTAGTAGCTTTTTTTTGGCTTTTGTTAACGGGTTTTTCATTTTATTTCGCGATCGCAATTTTGAATAAGGAGCCCAGTGAATATACGGTGATGCAGGTTTTTTTTGGGATTTTTTTTATTTGGTTGGCCCAGGTGATGATGGTGCCGATTTTAACCATGCGAACTTTTTCTGAAGAATATCGTTTGGGAACTTTTGAAGGGTTGATGACGGCGCCAGTGCGCGATTGGGAAGTGGTGCTGGGCAAATTTTTGGCGGTTTTGATTTTTTATTTAATTTTGTGGTCACCTACAGCGCTTTATCCTTTTCTTTTTAAGTTGGTAACTTTTTCAACAACGCCTTTAACAGCAGGTCCGGTGTGGTGCAGTTATTTAGTGGTCTTACTTATGGGGATGTTTTACGTGGCGATTGGGTTGTTGGCTTCTTCATTGACGCGCAATCAAATTATTGCAGCAGTGATTGCTTTTGCGACGATTGCGCTTTTCTTTTTCACCGGCTTTTTGATTTATTTTAATATTCCTTTTACGTTACGGGAGTTGGTGGGTTATTTGTCAGCTTATGATCATATGGAGCAGTTTAGTAAAGGGTTAGTGAATACGAAGGTATTGGTCTTTTATTTGAGTATGACTGTCATGACGCTTTTAATAACGCAAAAGGTGATTGAAAGTCGGCGTTGGAAAGGTTGA
- a CDS encoding ATP-binding cassette domain-containing protein, whose protein sequence is MIEVKNLIKRYAGLEAVKGISFEVAQGEIVGFLGPNGAGKSTTMRILAGFLPATAGTVRVAGFDIFQNSIEVRRRVGYMPEIVPLYTEMTVNEFLNYRARLKGVRGKRVSERIDYVKEVCDLKEAQNRIIGTLSKGFRQRVALADAIVHDPDLLILDEPTIGLDPNQIRQVRELIKSLGQKHTVLISTHILPEVEMTCQRVLIINKGRIEASDSPDNLTRRVRSGGGMKLEVRAAQEMVRQVLSTWDVLEEVVISSLEDGWLQVEAFPKRGDDLREKLFQCVAKEGWGLRELTRHRATLEDVFVELTHEDKL, encoded by the coding sequence ATGATTGAAGTTAAAAATTTGATAAAACGTTATGCGGGGCTAGAAGCGGTAAAAGGAATTTCGTTTGAGGTGGCTCAAGGCGAGATTGTGGGTTTTTTAGGCCCGAACGGGGCAGGTAAAAGCACGACGATGCGAATTTTGGCTGGGTTTTTACCAGCTACGGCAGGGACGGTGCGTGTGGCTGGGTTCGATATTTTTCAAAACTCGATTGAGGTGCGGCGGCGTGTGGGTTATATGCCGGAGATTGTGCCGCTTTATACGGAGATGACGGTGAATGAGTTTTTGAATTATCGCGCGCGTTTGAAGGGGGTGAGAGGGAAAAGGGTAAGTGAGCGTATCGATTATGTGAAAGAGGTGTGCGATTTGAAAGAGGCGCAGAATCGGATTATTGGCACCTTATCGAAGGGGTTTCGTCAACGTGTGGCGCTGGCGGATGCGATTGTGCATGATCCGGATTTGTTGATTTTGGATGAGCCAACGATTGGGTTGGATCCGAATCAAATTCGGCAGGTTCGCGAGTTGATTAAATCGTTAGGACAAAAACATACGGTTCTTATTTCGACTCATATTTTGCCGGAAGTGGAGATGACATGTCAGCGCGTGTTGATCATTAATAAAGGCAGGATTGAAGCATCGGACAGTCCGGATAATTTGACGCGTCGCGTGCGGAGCGGCGGTGGGATGAAGTTGGAGGTGCGAGCGGCTCAGGAAATGGTGCGTCAGGTTTTGTCTACTTGGGATGTGCTTGAGGAGGTGGTAATTTCTTCCTTGGAGGATGGATGGTTGCAGGTAGAGGCTTTTCCCAAGCGTGGAGATGATTTAAGGGAAAAACTTTTTCAGTGTGTAGCAAAGGAAGGTTGGGGTTTGCGCGAGCTAACGCGACATCGCGCGACGTTGGAAGATGTTTTTGTGGAATTGACCCATGAGGATAAGCTATGA
- a CDS encoding polymer-forming cytoskeletal protein, which produces MKKQAQANMEVSVTVRGELVSAGNIKILHGGEIIGVVSGKEVVVEGVVKGKILGKEKVEVTPEGRVEGDVETAVLTVSRGAHYRGRCRVGQVLGDEQEEKVESAVLPKAAESVGRRWFWQK; this is translated from the coding sequence ATGAAAAAGCAAGCACAAGCTAATATGGAAGTCTCGGTGACGGTGCGCGGGGAGTTGGTGTCGGCTGGGAATATTAAGATTTTGCATGGAGGCGAGATTATTGGTGTGGTGTCGGGCAAAGAAGTAGTGGTGGAGGGAGTGGTGAAAGGAAAAATTTTGGGGAAGGAAAAGGTGGAGGTTACGCCTGAGGGCAGGGTGGAGGGTGATGTGGAAACAGCGGTTTTGACGGTTTCGCGCGGGGCGCATTATCGTGGACGTTGTCGTGTAGGTCAGGTGTTAGGCGATGAGCAGGAAGAAAAGGTCGAGTCAGCGGTTTTGCCTAAGGCGGCGGAATCAGTGGGACGACGTTGGTTTTGGCAAAAGTGA
- the queD gene encoding 6-carboxytetrahydropterin synthase QueD: MKITLVKKFDFEAAQSLPNFPGDHKCQKLHGHSFTVEISVTGEVDPKTHLLYDHAKISQAIQPLLEKLDHAYLNDIPGLENPTLETIVKWLWDKLHPQLPGLSEIKLQETPRAWCIYRGD, translated from the coding sequence ATGAAAATTACGTTGGTTAAAAAATTTGATTTTGAAGCAGCACAATCTTTGCCCAATTTTCCAGGCGATCATAAATGCCAAAAATTGCATGGTCACAGTTTCACCGTAGAAATTTCTGTTACGGGCGAAGTTGATCCAAAAACTCATCTTCTTTACGACCACGCTAAAATCAGCCAGGCCATCCAGCCACTTCTTGAAAAATTGGATCACGCCTATTTGAATGATATCCCTGGCTTGGAAAATCCCACACTGGAAACCATCGTCAAATGGTTATGGGACAAACTCCACCCCCAACTCCCTGGTCTTAGCGAAATTAAATTACAAGAAACACCTCGCGCCTGGTGCATTTATCGTGGAGACTAA
- a CDS encoding sulfite exporter TauE/SafE family protein, which produces MSPFIGYALLGLIAGFASGCFGIGGGAIIVPILILLFQVPYHVAVGTSLALIIPISLAGTLTNFTLGKIDWKIFSACCIAGIIGAILGALLIQKVPALYAKRAFSIFLIYAAWRLWSK; this is translated from the coding sequence ATGTCACCTTTTATTGGCTATGCTCTATTGGGACTCATTGCCGGATTTGCCAGCGGCTGCTTCGGCATCGGCGGTGGCGCAATTATTGTCCCCATTTTAATTCTTCTCTTTCAAGTGCCTTATCACGTTGCGGTGGGCACCTCGTTAGCGCTTATCATTCCTATTTCACTGGCCGGCACACTTACCAATTTTACTTTGGGAAAAATCGATTGGAAAATTTTTTCGGCTTGTTGCATTGCAGGCATCATCGGCGCAATTCTTGGCGCGCTGCTCATTCAAAAAGTGCCCGCTCTTTATGCTAAGCGCGCTTTCTCCATTTTCCTCATTTACGCTGCGTGGCGACTTTGGTCTAAGTAG